In Amycolatopsis sp. FBCC-B4732, the genomic stretch CCGACATCGGTCTCCCTTCGTGCGCTGACGAAACGTCACGCGCCGGATGCCTGACGTGAGCATACGCGGCCGTCGTGAACCGGCAGGCAATGATGGCGGACATTCGGGCAACGGCCGGGAGCGGGGGTTCCGCCGGTGCGCGGGGTTTGCCACCCTCGGGACGCCCGAGAGGAGTTCCCGCATGGCCACAGCGGCGCCGACGGACGAGATGCAGCGGGCGGCCGCCCGCTTCGCGCACACCATCGAAGCGGCCCGCTCCCGGCTTCGCGACGTCAACAGCGAGATGGCGGAGGTGCAGGCGTCGTGGCGGGGCGAGGACGCGGTGCGCTTCGGCCAGGCCATGAGCGACTGGGAGCAGGAGTACGACGTGATCCTCTCGCGGCTGGCCCGGCTGCTCGAGACGACGGGCGGCGGCCCGGTGCCGCGGCAGCGCGTGCCGTGACGCGCCAGGAGCTCGAGTTCAGCTACGCCGGTCTGGTGCTCGACCGGATGGGGGCGATCACCGGCGAGCTCGGCGAGCTGCTCGCCGAGCTGGAGACCGACGTCGAGCCGGAGCTGGCGGGCTGGACCGCGGCGGCTCAGGAGGAGTACCGGCGGGCCAAGCGCGAGTGGGCGCGCGCGGCCGAGCGGATGCCGGGCTGCCTGGAGCGGGCGCGCACGGCGGTCGGGGGACTGGAGACGTCTTCACGCGCGTGAAGACGGAATAGGGAAGGCGTGAAGGCGCGCCCGCCACACTGCGTCCATGAAGCCCGTGGAAGTGACCGTCCTCGCCTCGGACCCGATCACGCACGCCGGCGCCGAGAGCCTGCTGGAGTCCCATCCGGACATCCGGGTGACCGACCTGGTCCCGGACGTCCTGCTGGTGATGGAGGAGCACGTCACCGAGGCCGTGCTGGGCGAGATCCGCGCGGCCAAGGCGTCCCACGTGGTCCTGGTCGTCGAGCACTTCCGCGAGAGCGACCTGATGTCGGTGCTGGAGTGCGGGGTCGTGGCGATCCTGCCGCGGCGCGAAACGGGCGGCGCCGAGC encodes the following:
- a CDS encoding WXG100 family type VII secretion target, which translates into the protein MATAAPTDEMQRAAARFAHTIEAARSRLRDVNSEMAEVQASWRGEDAVRFGQAMSDWEQEYDVILSRLARLLETTGGGPVPRQRVP